In Verrucomicrobiia bacterium, the following are encoded in one genomic region:
- a CDS encoding EAL domain-containing protein, with the protein KAEALVRWNHPTRGFVLPNEFIPVAEEGGLIVEIGEWAIEQSLLQVKKWESQGVRDCLIISVNISPIQFIQPDFIDKLRKICKRLKVKDLSCLQFEITEGTLMNNLFVASEQLYALKELGANISIDDFGTGYSSLSYLKELPIDQLKIDQSFIRHCLTDERDRAIVATIISLARSLHLNVCAEGIEHSEQLGLLRGLSCDAGQGYLFSKPLAPDEFARHWKKGKATKVLK; encoded by the coding sequence AAGGCCGAGGCCTTGGTGCGCTGGAACCATCCTACCCGCGGCTTTGTCCTGCCAAACGAGTTCATTCCGGTGGCAGAAGAGGGCGGGCTGATTGTGGAGATTGGTGAGTGGGCCATTGAGCAATCTTTGCTTCAGGTGAAAAAGTGGGAGTCGCAAGGGGTGAGGGACTGCCTCATCATCAGTGTGAACATTTCGCCCATTCAGTTTATTCAACCCGATTTCATCGATAAGCTGCGGAAGATCTGCAAGCGTCTCAAGGTGAAGGACCTAAGCTGCCTGCAATTTGAGATTACAGAGGGGACGCTCATGAACAACTTGTTCGTGGCTAGTGAGCAGTTGTATGCCTTGAAGGAACTGGGTGCCAATATTAGCATCGATGACTTTGGGACAGGCTACTCCTCACTGAGCTACCTTAAGGAGCTTCCCATTGATCAGCTTAAGATTGACCAGAGTTTCATCCGCCACTGCCTTACTGACGAGCGGGACCGCGCAATTGTGGCCACCATTATTTCCCTGGCACGCTCCCTTCACCTCAATGTGTGCGCGGAGGGGATTGAACATAGCGAGCAGCTAGGCTTGCTCCGCGGCCTTTCCTGCGACGCAGGCCAGGGCTACTTGTTCAGCAAGCCGTTGGCCCCAGACGAGTTTGCCCGCCACTGGAAGAAGGGCAAAGCCACGAAGGTATTAAAATAA